The Gemmatimonadota bacterium genome includes the window GGCTCGACGCGCGCCCGTCTGCTGGGGTTGCTGCGGCGCTCCGCGCAGACGGTTGGAGAACTGGCCGAGACCGTGGGCGTGACGGACAACGCCGTGCGCATGCACATGGCCGCCCTCGAACGCGACGGCATGGTGGAGAGGGTGGGGGAGCGGCGCGGGACGGGCGGCCGGGCCGCGGCGGAGTACCGGCTTACCGACGCGGCCGAGTCGCTGTATCCGAAGGCCTACGCGGCCGCGCTCTCGCTCGTGCTGCGGGAGGTCGAGGACAGCGACGGACGCGAGCGCGTGCTCGAGCTGCTGCGGGGCGCGGGTGAGCGGGCGGGGCGGGCGCTGCTGGAAGCCGGAGCCGTGTCGCCCCGGACCAACGGCGCGCGCGCCGGCGTCGACGCCGCGGCGCAAGGGCTACGCGCGCTGGGGGCCGACCTGGACGTGCAGGAGACCGAGTCCGGCTGGAGGCTGGCGGGGTACGCCTGCCCTCTGATGGAAGTGGTCGCTGCCGACCCACGGGCGTGCTTGCTCGCGCACGCCATGGTCGAGCAACTGGCCGGGCTCCCGGCGGTGCGGGAATGCGACACGGAGGGGCGCCCACGGTGCCGCTTTCGCATAGAGGACGACGGCACCGAGTCCGCTAGGGGACGATGACCGCCTTCGTCACGCGCAGCGCGGCCACATCCTCGAGCGCCGCCTGCGCTTCCGCCAGTCCGTAGCGGTTGCCGATGACATCCCGAAACGGCAGCCGAGAGCGGTGCTTGCCTAGCAACGCCAGGGCGCGCACGACGTGCCGGAAATCGGTGCCCCACTGCCCGAGCACGCGGGCGTGCTTGCGGTTCACCATGGTGTGGGGGTTGAGCGCCACTTC containing:
- a CDS encoding helix-turn-helix domain-containing protein, whose amino-acid sequence is MGVIERITGSTRARLLGLLRRSAQTVGELAETVGVTDNAVRMHMAALERDGMVERVGERRGTGGRAAAEYRLTDAAESLYPKAYAAALSLVLREVEDSDGRERVLELLRGAGERAGRALLEAGAVSPRTNGARAGVDAAAQGLRALGADLDVQETESGWRLAGYACPLMEVVAADPRACLLAHAMVEQLAGLPAVRECDTEGRPRCRFRIEDDGTESARGR